From Lysinibacillus sp. SGAir0095, the proteins below share one genomic window:
- a CDS encoding pyrimidine-nucleoside phosphorylase, which produces MRMVDIIEKKRNGEELTTEEIGFFIQGYTEGSIPDYQVSSLMMAIYFQDMNNRERADLTMAMVESGDQIDLSGIEGIKVDKHSTGGVGDTTTLSLAAMVAACGVPVAKMSGRGLGHTGGTIDKLEAIQGFHVELTTEQFMKQVNDIGTAVVGQSGNLTPADKKLYALRDVTGTVASIPLIASSIMSKKIAAGADAIVLDVKTGDGAFMKSFEDAQSLAHAMVQIGNNVGRNTMAIISDMSQPLGFAIGNALEVKEAIDTLNGQGPEDLMELCYTLGSQMVVLGGKANTIEEARKLLQEVIANGQALEVFKKFIVAQGGDASVVDNPSLLPKAKYQIELPALESGYVAKIEADDVGVAAMLLGAGRATKESTIDLSVGLVLQKKVGDQIEEGESLVTIHTNTEDISEVKEKLYQHILISKEKVEAPSLIKQVITN; this is translated from the coding sequence ATGAGAATGGTCGATATTATTGAAAAAAAACGTAATGGGGAAGAGCTAACAACTGAAGAAATTGGGTTCTTTATTCAAGGCTATACGGAAGGCTCAATTCCTGATTATCAAGTAAGCAGCTTAATGATGGCTATTTATTTCCAGGATATGAACAATCGTGAAAGAGCAGATCTAACAATGGCAATGGTCGAGTCAGGCGATCAAATCGATTTATCTGGAATTGAAGGCATTAAAGTAGATAAACACTCTACTGGCGGTGTTGGCGATACAACTACTCTTTCTTTAGCAGCGATGGTTGCGGCATGTGGTGTACCAGTTGCTAAAATGAGTGGGCGCGGACTTGGCCATACAGGTGGAACGATCGATAAGTTGGAAGCTATTCAGGGCTTCCATGTGGAATTAACGACTGAACAATTTATGAAACAGGTAAATGATATCGGTACAGCCGTTGTCGGTCAAAGTGGTAATCTAACACCAGCTGATAAGAAGCTATATGCTTTACGTGATGTTACTGGAACTGTAGCGAGTATTCCATTGATCGCAAGTTCGATTATGTCTAAAAAAATTGCAGCTGGAGCAGATGCAATCGTACTGGATGTGAAAACGGGCGATGGTGCATTTATGAAATCTTTTGAAGATGCACAAAGCTTGGCTCATGCAATGGTTCAGATTGGAAACAATGTAGGAAGAAATACAATGGCCATTATCTCAGATATGAGTCAGCCACTAGGCTTTGCAATTGGGAACGCTTTAGAGGTAAAAGAAGCGATTGATACTTTAAATGGTCAAGGCCCTGAAGATTTAATGGAATTATGTTATACGCTTGGATCTCAAATGGTCGTACTTGGTGGTAAAGCAAATACGATTGAAGAAGCACGAAAACTGCTTCAAGAAGTGATTGCAAACGGCCAAGCACTAGAAGTATTTAAGAAATTCATCGTAGCGCAAGGAGGAGATGCTTCAGTTGTTGATAACCCATCTTTATTGCCTAAAGCAAAATATCAAATTGAACTGCCAGCACTCGAATCGGGGTATGTTGCAAAGATAGAAGCCGATGATGTAGGTGTTGCCGCAATGCTGTTGGGTGCAGGACGTGCAACGAAAGAATCAACAATTGACTTATCAGTTGGTCTTGTCCTACAGAAAAAAGTAGGGGATCAAATTGAAGAGGGTGAATCTCTCGTAACGATTCACACAAATACCGAAGATATCTCAGAAGTAAAAGAAAAGTTATATCAACATATTTTAATTTCAAAAGAAAAAGTAGAAGCGCCATCATTAATCAAACAAGTCATCACAAATTAA
- a CDS encoding anti-sigma factor antagonist (This anti-anti-sigma factor, or anti-sigma factor antagonist, belongs to a family that includes characterized members SpoIIAA, RsbV, RsfA, and RsfB.): MNYEINMHLNDIAVIRLFGELDHHETEKIRTHISKTILQGNLSTIIWNLERLNFMDSSGIGLILGRMRELSTVNGQTIILNPSNTMKKIFQFSGLASFMMEGTEADAILHARGIVNG; this comes from the coding sequence ATGAACTACGAAATTAATATGCACTTAAATGATATTGCAGTCATCAGACTCTTTGGTGAACTGGATCACCATGAAACAGAAAAAATTCGCACGCATATTTCTAAGACGATTTTACAGGGAAATTTGAGTACGATTATTTGGAATCTAGAAAGACTGAACTTTATGGATAGCTCCGGGATAGGGTTAATATTAGGGCGTATGCGGGAGTTAAGTACAGTTAATGGACAAACCATTATCTTGAATCCATCAAATACAATGAAAAAAATCTTTCAATTTTCGGGGCTCGCTTCTTTCATGATGGAGGGAACAGAAGCAGATGCAATTTTACACGCAAGGGGGATTGTGAATGGATAA
- the spoIIAB gene encoding anti-sigma F factor codes for MDNEMTLSFVAVSENESLARMAITSFVAQLDPTIDELSEFKTIVSEAVSNAIIHGYDEDGKGIVTVHAVRDGDLVSVAVKDNGKGIFDVKKAMEPLFTSKAEMERSGMGFTIMESFADNLQVESEPNVGTVITFSKKFYSVKMPQIS; via the coding sequence ATGGATAACGAAATGACACTTTCATTTGTAGCAGTAAGTGAAAATGAAAGTTTGGCGAGAATGGCAATTACTAGTTTTGTTGCTCAACTTGACCCAACCATTGACGAGCTTTCAGAATTTAAAACAATCGTTTCAGAAGCTGTATCCAATGCAATTATTCACGGATATGACGAAGATGGTAAAGGAATCGTTACTGTTCATGCAGTGAGAGATGGAGATTTAGTATCAGTCGCTGTGAAAGACAACGGAAAAGGTATTTTTGATGTAAAAAAAGCGATGGAGCCATTATTTACATCAAAGGCTGAAATGGAACGTTCCGGGATGGGCTTTACGATTATGGAAAGCTTTGCAGACAATCTGCAAGTTGAATCAGAGCCAAATGTTGGAACTGTGATTACCTTTTCAAAAAAATTTTATTCGGTAAAGATGCCTCAAATCTCATAG
- a CDS encoding SigF/SigG family RNA polymerase sporulation sigma factor, with protein sequence MRTIEQPSNNVLLTQEEMRGLIEKAQIGDVEARKQMIEGNTRLVWSIVQRFASRGVELEDLFQIGCIGLMKSVDKFDLSYDVKFSTYAVPMIIGEIQRFLRDDGMVKVSRSIRELNYKIRHATDEFLKTNEKPPSISELADILGVTPDEVLVATDAMRDPASLHEQLFESEGDSITLMDQMKDEKSELPFQYIPLKEVLTKLDKREQAIIYLRYYLDLTQTDIAERLGISQVQVSRLEKKILAQLKSWMETNSSRTTKKTVSK encoded by the coding sequence ATGAGGACAATCGAACAGCCGTCCAATAATGTTTTGTTGACACAAGAGGAAATGCGCGGGCTGATTGAAAAAGCGCAAATAGGTGATGTAGAAGCTAGAAAACAAATGATTGAAGGTAATACTCGGCTCGTTTGGTCCATTGTTCAACGCTTTGCTTCTCGTGGAGTAGAGCTTGAGGATTTGTTTCAAATTGGTTGTATCGGATTGATGAAATCTGTAGATAAATTCGATTTATCGTATGATGTAAAATTTTCAACCTACGCTGTTCCGATGATTATTGGAGAAATTCAACGATTTCTAAGAGATGACGGCATGGTGAAGGTGAGCAGATCAATCCGCGAGCTAAATTATAAAATTCGTCATGCAACAGACGAATTTTTAAAGACCAATGAAAAGCCGCCTTCCATTTCAGAATTAGCTGACATCTTAGGTGTAACTCCGGATGAAGTGCTCGTAGCGACAGATGCAATGCGGGATCCAGCCTCTTTACACGAACAGCTTTTTGAGAGTGAAGGCGACTCCATCACACTAATGGATCAAATGAAGGATGAAAAATCAGAGCTTCCATTTCAATATATTCCACTAAAGGAAGTTCTGACGAAGTTGGACAAGCGAGAACAAGCAATCATTTATTTAAGGTATTACTTAGATTTAACTCAAACCGATATTGCAGAAAGGTTAGGGATATCCCAAGTTCAAGTTTCGCGGTTAGAAAAGAAGATTTTAGCGCAACTTAAGTCTTGGATGGAAACCAATTCATCACGAACTACTAAAAAGACGGTGAGTAAATGA
- a CDS encoding spore germination protein — MSNQVFSSIDEAKDFLYSKFGKDESFDVCIKDLHVKSLPVLGVYISGLVDAATLTVQLTPLFTHTYDDEKHHEIEIKDEAKYFDDHFNFYGKSEPKDRDEFILGVLSGQVGFITAHGFGYLLELRSYPGRQPDEPDNEKVIRGSRDGFAENIMLNTALIRRRIRDPQLRFELRKITTLGRTDIAVTYMKDLVNPKHLDWLNKRLKEIKHDGLTMADKSLEEWIFKQKFHPLPFVRYSERPDIVAAHLLEGHIAIVVDTSPSVMIMPISMFHLLQHAEEYRQAPLIGTTYRFLRYFAAFFSLALLPIWYLLATHEQYLPEALDFIGAKEESTIPLYLQIIIAHLGLEYLRIAAIHTPTPLSTAMGLVAGIIIGQIAIDVGLFSPEVVLYSAVTAIFSFSIPTFELSTAVKYFQFFILLATVAAGPSGFFISIWIIFSYLCALKPMTVPYMWPLVPFFPKAFARIFIRFPMADDAIRPYIVGSKQRKRA, encoded by the coding sequence ATGAGTAATCAAGTTTTTTCATCAATTGATGAAGCAAAAGATTTTCTGTACAGTAAATTTGGAAAAGACGAATCCTTTGATGTATGTATCAAGGATCTACATGTCAAAAGCTTACCAGTACTTGGTGTTTATATAAGTGGGCTCGTGGATGCAGCTACACTTACGGTTCAATTGACGCCTCTCTTCACTCATACTTATGATGATGAAAAGCATCATGAAATTGAGATTAAAGATGAGGCTAAATATTTTGATGACCATTTTAATTTTTATGGGAAGTCTGAGCCTAAGGACAGAGATGAATTTATCTTAGGTGTGCTGAGTGGCCAGGTTGGCTTCATCACAGCACACGGCTTTGGCTATTTACTGGAGCTTCGTAGCTATCCTGGTCGTCAGCCTGATGAACCGGATAACGAAAAAGTAATTCGAGGATCACGTGATGGATTTGCAGAAAACATTATGTTAAATACTGCATTAATTCGACGTCGTATCCGTGATCCCCAATTACGATTTGAGCTACGTAAGATAACGACGCTTGGACGGACCGACATTGCCGTCACTTATATGAAGGATCTTGTGAATCCAAAGCATTTAGACTGGTTGAATAAAAGACTGAAGGAAATAAAGCATGACGGTCTAACGATGGCGGATAAATCCCTGGAGGAATGGATTTTTAAACAGAAATTTCACCCTCTTCCTTTTGTTCGTTACTCGGAAAGACCTGATATTGTTGCGGCACATTTACTTGAAGGCCATATCGCCATTGTGGTGGATACCTCTCCCTCAGTTATGATTATGCCCATTTCCATGTTCCATTTATTACAACATGCTGAAGAGTATCGTCAAGCACCACTAATTGGTACAACCTACCGATTTTTAAGATATTTTGCAGCGTTTTTCAGTCTTGCATTATTACCTATTTGGTATTTATTAGCCACACATGAACAATATTTACCTGAAGCACTGGACTTTATAGGTGCGAAAGAGGAGTCAACTATTCCTCTTTATTTACAAATCATCATTGCCCATTTAGGGTTAGAATATTTGCGAATAGCAGCAATCCATACGCCGACGCCACTATCGACCGCCATGGGGTTGGTTGCCGGGATCATTATCGGACAAATCGCAATTGACGTAGGATTATTCTCTCCGGAAGTTGTCCTCTACTCTGCTGTAACAGCGATTTTCTCATTCTCTATCCCAACCTTCGAGCTAAGTACAGCAGTGAAATATTTCCAATTCTTCATCCTGCTTGCAACAGTAGCTGCCGGGCCTAGCGGATTCTTTATATCGATATGGATCATATTCTCCTACTTGTGTGCACTAAAGCCAATGACTGTTCCTTACATGTGGCCACTTGTACCATTCTTCCCAAAAGCATTTGCTCGTATATTTATTCGTTTCCCAATGGCTGATGATGCAATTAGACCGTATATTGTTGGCTCAAAGCAACGAAAACGTGCATAA
- the lysA gene encoding diaminopimelate decarboxylase: MHLFGTQTVNENGHLTIGGVDSVELAKEYGTPLFVYDLELIRERARGFIETFHKLGVKAEVAYASKAFSCIAIYQLAKEENLSLDVVSGGELYTAIQAGFPSERIHFHGNNKSYFELELAFDSKVGCIVVDNFHEINLLKEISEAKQQPMRILLRVTPGVEAHTHDFITTGQADSKFGFDLNNGQADEAFLKVKDHEYLNLLGLHCHIGSQIFETDGFSLAAEKLMKKISEWKAQFDFRCTVLNLGGGFGIRYTEEDKPLEPQEYVKEMIETVQAFAGKLNLNLPEIWIEPGRSLVGDAGTSLYTVGSQKNVPNIREYIAVDGGMSDNIRPALYDAKYEAVVANKANEERSNTYTVAGKLCESGDKLIIDALLQNTEPGDILAVFCTGAYGYSMASNYNRIPRPAVVFVEEGQHQLAINRESYENIIQNDLPLSLKRG; encoded by the coding sequence ATGCATTTATTTGGAACACAAACAGTAAATGAAAATGGTCACTTAACGATTGGTGGAGTGGATTCTGTAGAGCTTGCTAAAGAGTACGGCACTCCACTTTTCGTTTATGATCTGGAGCTAATCAGAGAGCGTGCCCGCGGATTTATCGAAACATTTCATAAATTAGGGGTCAAAGCTGAAGTAGCCTATGCTTCAAAAGCTTTTTCATGTATTGCGATTTATCAGCTTGCTAAAGAAGAAAACCTTTCATTGGACGTAGTTTCTGGTGGAGAGTTATATACAGCTATCCAGGCTGGTTTCCCTTCCGAAAGAATTCATTTTCACGGGAATAATAAATCTTATTTTGAATTAGAGCTTGCCTTTGATTCAAAAGTAGGTTGCATTGTTGTAGATAATTTTCATGAGATCAACCTCTTAAAAGAGATTTCTGAAGCAAAACAACAACCAATGCGCATTTTACTACGAGTAACACCTGGAGTAGAAGCACATACACATGACTTTATTACAACAGGGCAGGCAGATTCAAAATTTGGATTTGATCTTAACAATGGACAAGCTGATGAAGCGTTTCTAAAAGTAAAAGACCATGAATATCTAAATCTTCTTGGTTTACATTGTCATATTGGTTCCCAGATTTTTGAAACAGATGGGTTTAGTTTAGCTGCTGAAAAGTTAATGAAAAAAATTAGTGAGTGGAAGGCGCAATTTGATTTCCGTTGTACGGTATTAAACTTAGGTGGCGGATTCGGAATTCGATATACGGAAGAGGACAAACCTCTTGAACCGCAAGAATATGTCAAAGAGATGATTGAAACAGTTCAGGCTTTTGCTGGTAAGTTAAACTTAAATCTGCCAGAGATCTGGATTGAACCAGGACGCTCGCTTGTTGGTGATGCTGGGACATCTCTATATACAGTTGGTTCACAAAAAAACGTTCCGAATATTCGCGAATACATAGCAGTGGATGGCGGAATGAGTGATAATATCCGTCCAGCACTTTATGATGCAAAATATGAGGCGGTTGTCGCTAATAAGGCAAATGAAGAAAGATCGAATACTTACACAGTTGCTGGAAAACTTTGTGAATCCGGTGATAAATTAATTATTGACGCGTTATTGCAAAATACGGAACCTGGAGATATTTTGGCTGTTTTCTGTACAGGTGCATATGGATATTCAATGGCTTCTAACTATAATCGTATCCCAAGACCAGCAGTAGTATTTGTAGAGGAAGGTCAACATCAATTGGCAATTAATAGAGAAAGCTACGAAAATATTATTCAAAACGATCTCCCGCTATCTCTAAAAAGAGGGTGA
- a CDS encoding GNAT family N-acetyltransferase — MLIRYKKSFEKIAMGLLSFMPSEKDVKHLMETIHSYEEKDNWHLFLWKKDEEYIGIVGVREEDSVATIQHITVVPSYRGEGIAITMLKELLNTGQFKEINASEDTKPFIEKCLPIVEEADDSK, encoded by the coding sequence ATGTTAATACGCTATAAAAAATCTTTTGAAAAAATAGCAATGGGCTTGCTTTCGTTTATGCCTTCTGAGAAGGACGTAAAGCATTTAATGGAAACAATTCATTCATATGAAGAAAAAGACAATTGGCATTTATTTTTATGGAAAAAAGATGAAGAATATATTGGCATTGTAGGAGTACGGGAAGAGGATTCAGTTGCTACAATTCAACACATTACTGTTGTTCCTTCTTATAGAGGAGAAGGGATAGCCATTACAATGCTGAAGGAATTATTAAATACAGGGCAATTCAAAGAGATTAATGCAAGTGAAGATACAAAACCTTTTATAGAAAAATGTTTACCCATAGTAGAAGAGGCGGACGATTCTAAGTAA
- a CDS encoding DUF309 domain-containing protein — MHPLFHPLYVDFCTYFNGNQDYFECHEALEEFWKMYAPGDKNHPLVGYVQLATGMYHWRRNNTIGAMKILKKAMKNFTENQTSPFFEYIDYDKLCKNCEISLKAIENSEHFKAFQLVLTNETLDSLVKKKIKELPPLPKDFLLHKHMLRDRTDILETRNNRKLALAQKRNNKKP; from the coding sequence ATGCATCCATTGTTTCATCCATTATATGTAGATTTTTGTACATATTTTAACGGTAATCAAGATTATTTTGAATGTCACGAAGCATTAGAGGAATTTTGGAAAATGTACGCACCCGGCGATAAAAATCATCCATTGGTAGGATATGTCCAACTTGCAACTGGCATGTATCATTGGAGACGCAACAATACGATTGGTGCTATGAAAATATTAAAAAAGGCCATGAAAAACTTTACTGAGAATCAAACATCACCCTTTTTTGAATACATTGATTACGATAAATTATGTAAAAACTGTGAGATTAGCTTGAAAGCTATTGAGAATAGCGAACACTTTAAAGCGTTTCAGCTCGTGTTGACGAATGAAACACTAGATTCATTAGTAAAAAAGAAAATTAAAGAGCTCCCACCGTTGCCCAAAGACTTTCTCCTTCATAAACATATGCTGCGCGATCGTACAGATATTCTTGAAACACGCAACAATCGTAAACTTGCTTTAGCACAAAAAAGAAATAATAAGAAGCCTTAG
- a CDS encoding segregation/condensation protein A yields MYEVKLEAFTGPLDLLLHLIHRLEIDIYDIPMAELTSQYIDHIHAMKELELNEASEYLVMAATLLAIKSRMLLPIHEGEMEETEFEVDGPDPREELVTKLIEYKKYKEAAVEFKELEENRAQVFTRPPSDLSGFVPDEQLALFDMNVNVYDMLSALQKLLRRKQLKKPLSTRVARQEISVKDQMIAVIDSLKLNGGKSKFSDLFPYEDKSTIIVTFLSLLELMKRHVVFVEQENNFEDLTVTLQKEDVGDELEQFDE; encoded by the coding sequence ATGTATGAAGTAAAATTAGAAGCCTTTACAGGACCTCTTGATTTATTATTGCACTTAATTCATCGTTTGGAAATTGATATATATGATATTCCAATGGCAGAACTAACATCACAATATATTGATCATATTCACGCTATGAAAGAATTAGAGTTAAACGAAGCTAGTGAGTATTTGGTGATGGCTGCAACACTACTAGCTATCAAAAGTCGTATGCTTCTCCCAATACATGAAGGTGAAATGGAAGAGACAGAATTTGAAGTAGATGGACCAGACCCTCGTGAAGAGCTCGTAACAAAATTAATCGAATATAAAAAGTATAAAGAAGCAGCCGTAGAATTTAAGGAGCTCGAAGAAAATCGTGCCCAAGTGTTTACAAGACCACCTAGTGATTTGTCTGGCTTTGTTCCAGATGAACAGCTTGCACTCTTTGATATGAATGTCAACGTATACGATATGTTAAGTGCTCTTCAGAAGCTACTGCGTCGTAAACAACTAAAAAAGCCATTATCTACAAGAGTAGCAAGACAAGAAATTTCTGTGAAAGACCAAATGATTGCTGTAATTGATTCATTGAAACTCAATGGTGGTAAATCTAAATTTTCCGATCTATTCCCATATGAAGATAAGTCTACAATAATTGTAACTTTTTTATCGCTACTCGAGCTAATGAAGCGCCATGTCGTTTTTGTAGAGCAGGAAAATAACTTCGAAGATTTAACAGTGACTTTACAAAAGGAGGATGTTGGCGATGAACTTGAACAGTTTGATGAGTAA
- the scpB gene encoding SMC-Scp complex subunit ScpB, giving the protein MNLNSLMSKIEALLFVVGDEGMTAKQLSQLLEVDLMEIEAALSELETNYSQAEERGVTLKTLAGTYQLTTKQELADTIKKLVENPNSQVLSTASLEVLAIIAYKQPITRTEIEDLRGVKSERPIQTLVSRALVQEVGRAEGTGRAILYGTTKEFLNYFGLKDLTELPPLPEANTVDENEETDLFMTKFQEAFKSQE; this is encoded by the coding sequence ATGAACTTGAACAGTTTGATGAGTAAAATTGAGGCACTACTTTTCGTAGTTGGAGATGAAGGAATGACCGCAAAGCAACTTTCCCAATTGTTGGAAGTGGATTTGATGGAAATCGAAGCAGCCTTAAGTGAGCTCGAAACAAATTACAGCCAAGCAGAAGAACGAGGTGTGACCTTGAAAACTCTTGCGGGTACGTACCAGCTGACAACGAAGCAAGAATTGGCAGATACGATTAAAAAGCTAGTGGAAAATCCCAATAGCCAGGTGTTATCTACTGCTTCACTTGAAGTGTTGGCAATAATTGCGTACAAGCAGCCAATTACTAGAACAGAGATTGAAGATTTAAGAGGCGTAAAGAGTGAAAGGCCAATTCAAACCCTTGTATCTAGAGCGCTTGTGCAAGAAGTCGGAAGAGCAGAAGGGACTGGGCGAGCGATTCTTTATGGAACAACAAAGGAATTTTTAAATTATTTTGGTTTGAAGGATTTAACCGAGCTTCCTCCATTACCAGAAGCAAACACAGTGGATGAAAATGAAGAAACGGATTTATTTATGACCAAGTTCCAAGAAGCGTTCAAATCCCAGGAATAA
- a CDS encoding D-alanyl-D-alanine carboxypeptidase family protein, translating into MCMMVVFFSVTQAASASYAVIDAETGRLLEGSNPNGRMPIASLTKIWTALIAIENSELDDEVTISQKAALSEGSSIYLEPGEKIPVESLLYGLMLRSGNDAAFALAEHAGGSIEGFVDLMNEKADLYGLNNTDFTNPSGLHNDIHLSSAYDTAQMLRIAMQNETFKKISSTINYKEPSKGVTWQNKHRLLRQQVGAVSGKTGFTKVAGRTLATYFEQDNKKVIVVTLSESNDWQVHKGLANKVFDNYEYVTVADKGKYQATNDKAVELTQPISILLNKQEAKEVRNVLHLSRKQGQFGIWHVMLNDESIYATRVNVK; encoded by the coding sequence ATGTGTATGATGGTCGTATTCTTCTCTGTTACTCAAGCAGCAAGTGCTTCCTATGCTGTTATTGATGCAGAAACAGGAAGGTTGTTAGAAGGAAGTAACCCAAATGGGCGTATGCCAATTGCCAGTTTGACAAAAATTTGGACAGCTCTTATAGCGATTGAAAACAGTGAATTGGATGATGAAGTAACTATTTCTCAAAAAGCAGCCCTAAGTGAGGGTTCATCTATCTATCTAGAGCCTGGAGAGAAAATACCTGTTGAAAGTTTACTTTATGGGCTAATGCTTAGATCGGGTAATGATGCTGCCTTTGCGTTAGCCGAACATGCTGGAGGGTCAATTGAGGGATTTGTTGATTTGATGAATGAAAAAGCGGATTTATATGGTTTAAATAATACTGATTTTACAAATCCATCTGGTTTGCATAACGATATCCATCTATCTTCTGCCTATGATACGGCACAAATGCTAAGAATTGCCATGCAAAATGAAACGTTTAAAAAGATTTCTTCAACAATTAACTATAAAGAGCCATCAAAAGGCGTAACTTGGCAAAATAAACACCGATTACTACGTCAGCAGGTTGGGGCAGTATCCGGGAAAACGGGCTTTACTAAAGTTGCTGGAAGAACATTGGCAACGTATTTTGAACAGGATAACAAAAAGGTGATTGTCGTTACCTTAAGTGAATCAAATGATTGGCAAGTACATAAAGGGCTTGCAAATAAAGTTTTTGATAATTATGAGTATGTCACAGTTGCAGATAAAGGAAAATATCAGGCAACTAACGATAAAGCGGTTGAACTAACGCAGCCAATTTCCATCCTTTTGAATAAACAAGAAGCGAAAGAAGTACGAAATGTCCTACATTTATCAAGAAAACAAGGACAATTTGGAATTTGGCATGTTATGTTAAATGATGAAAGCATATATGCAACAAGGGTAAATGTAAAATAA
- a CDS encoding pseudouridine synthase — translation MERLQKVIAYAGVASRRKAEQLIQEGKVRVNGKVVKELGTKVSNSDTIEVNGVKLEKEDKVYFLLYKPRGIISAVTDDKGRKTVTDIFKKHVHQRIFPVGRLDYDTSGLLLLTNDGEFSYQMTHPKFKIDKTYIARVKGVPTIDGLKKLQRGIKLEDGKTAPAKVSMTSFDEKAGKAICEITIHEGRNRQVRRMFEAIGTPVVKLKRERFAFLDLAGLMPGEYRELTKHEVKLLRVLSDTGKIE, via the coding sequence ATGGAAAGATTACAAAAAGTAATAGCTTATGCTGGAGTTGCTTCAAGGCGTAAAGCAGAACAATTAATTCAAGAAGGCAAAGTGAGAGTAAATGGTAAAGTGGTAAAAGAACTTGGTACGAAGGTTTCGAACTCGGACACAATTGAAGTAAATGGCGTCAAGCTTGAAAAAGAAGATAAAGTATACTTCTTACTATATAAACCAAGAGGAATTATCTCTGCTGTTACAGATGACAAAGGAAGAAAAACGGTAACGGATATCTTTAAAAAACATGTGCACCAACGTATTTTCCCAGTTGGACGACTAGATTATGATACATCTGGATTATTGCTATTAACCAATGATGGTGAATTCTCCTATCAAATGACGCATCCTAAATTTAAAATCGACAAAACGTATATAGCTCGTGTAAAAGGTGTGCCTACAATTGATGGACTGAAAAAGCTGCAACGTGGTATCAAACTAGAGGACGGAAAAACTGCACCTGCTAAAGTGAGTATGACATCTTTTGATGAAAAAGCTGGAAAAGCCATTTGTGAGATTACAATCCATGAGGGTAGAAATCGCCAGGTGCGCCGTATGTTTGAAGCGATTGGGACACCAGTTGTGAAATTAAAACGTGAACGTTTTGCTTTCCTTGATTTAGCTGGGTTAATGCCAGGTGAATATCGTGAGTTAACAAAACATGAAGTGAAATTGCTTCGTGTACTTTCTGATACGGGGAAGATCGAATAA
- the resA gene encoding thiol-disulfide oxidoreductase ResA, which translates to MDKKKKRSITRGVILVVLLAAIVYTVYTSATNDKVKVLQVGDKAPEFELVDLYESGLKHRLSDYEGKGVFLNFWGTWCEPCKKEMPAMSRQYANYKEQGVEVLTVNIAQTEFEVKKFLESLDVHFPAAIDKTKAVMTAYNVDLLPATILINPEGKVEKIITGEMSEKQIASYMESIKPEQE; encoded by the coding sequence ATGGATAAAAAAAAGAAACGTTCGATAACTCGTGGTGTTATTCTCGTTGTTCTTTTAGCAGCAATCGTATATACAGTCTATACTTCTGCGACTAATGACAAGGTGAAGGTGCTGCAAGTTGGCGACAAAGCACCCGAATTTGAACTAGTGGATTTATATGAAAGCGGTTTAAAACATCGCCTTTCGGATTATGAGGGCAAAGGAGTCTTCTTAAATTTCTGGGGAACTTGGTGTGAACCATGTAAAAAAGAAATGCCGGCAATGTCCCGTCAATATGCCAATTATAAAGAGCAAGGTGTTGAAGTGTTAACAGTCAATATTGCTCAAACAGAATTTGAAGTGAAGAAATTTCTTGAAAGCTTAGATGTTCACTTCCCAGCTGCTATTGATAAAACAAAAGCTGTTATGACGGCATACAATGTTGATTTATTACCAGCAACAATCCTAATCAATCCTGAGGGTAAAGTTGAAAAAATCATTACTGGTGAAATGAGCGAAAAGCAGATCGCCTCATATATGGAATCAATTAAGCCAGAACAGGAGTAA